A window from Bufo bufo chromosome 1, aBufBuf1.1, whole genome shotgun sequence encodes these proteins:
- the KIF20A gene encoding kinesin-like protein KIF20A isoform X1: MTCNIISPGLGVLSEDEDSPVFESTAADCVAGIRKDLLDDFSCISPGLGHASLISTNESSDKVMVYVRIRPFVDGELEKKEEQGCVVVEDQETLVLRAPKESFAMKNTERGQGQSVHKFTFSQIFAPDVDQKQFFDGTMRHVVKDVLNGQNWLVYTYGVTNSGKTYTIQGTSKDGGILPRSISLIFNSVQDRLYKSSDLKPLSNEVIWLDSKQVRQEELKKISVLSNLREEQLFMPMKRSGGNESQLRAGTSMSFDSGIGGLSCTNHDNQTSIQLEETTSHWGPQDAISLQDPADAQISIWVSYFEIYNEFVYDLLEPLPSTLHRKRTTLRLCEDRNGNPYVKDLNWINVQSADEAWKLLRVGRKNQSFASTHLNQNSSRSHSIFSIRILHLQGNNDFTPKISELSFCDLAGSERCKDQRSGDRLKEATNINTSLHTLGRCIAALRQNQQNKLRQNVVPFRDSKLTRVFQTFFTGRGKSCMIVNINQCASTYDETLHAMKFSSIASQLVQAPPMKVNLPTIQSLIKESSVLANRSYTDDEDAEEGSDEEDSSEVDITTFNREELLQVIESLKQLLINKSQENLDMEGRIRKEVCNDMMEIMQQQKTQFSETMEDERDLLEEMHEGRLENLKESLTNYYMRELEERDQRIQELEVALEEAANQTTSIPLDTSMSKKETTTLRRSKRIASSEHSDLNRLKQEMLELKDELRSKNEEIQKLKAVQEPPSSTRTFTADVDRKIEDGQKYFLGSRHKCTDFQHTRALWNIRMLRTEIQKFGASLQQVDRACCHTTGGERMRQALAGCDEILSKQEKTLSELQNNMVLVKMDLRKKAICIAEQYNTVQRLQGTSGLKRMVNNENLQPNQSSEKRPFFRNLLSRTPGQKTLAENGPYSRVLRARRSPVLKTIAFGTKY, translated from the exons ATGACATGTAATATAATTTCTCCGGGTCTTGGGGTGCTGTCCGAAGATGAAGATTCTCCAGTCTTTGAATCTACTGCTGCTGATTGTGTGGCGGGTATCCGTAAAGATCTTCTTGATGATTTTTCGTGCATCTCCCCAGGACTAGGACATGCTTCTCTG ATCTCCACCAATGAAAGCAGTGATAAAGTTATGGTATATGTCAGGATTAGACCATTTGTAGATGGTGAACTGGAGAAAAAAGAAGAGCAG GGTTGTGTTGTGGTAGAGGATCAGGAGACTTTGGTCTTACGAGCTCCTAAAGAGTCTTTTGCAATGAAAAACACTGAACGTGGGCAGGGCCAGAGTGTACACAAATTTACATTTTCTCAG ATTTTTGCTCCAGATGTTGACCAAAAGCAGTTTTTTGATGGAACTATGAGGCACGTGGTAAAAGATGTCTTAAATGGTCAAAATTGGCTGGTTTATACATACGGGGTGACCAACTCGGGCAAAACATACACTATACAAG GCACTAGCAAGGATGGTGGTATTCTTCCTCGCTCCATATCCCTCATTTTCAACAGTGTACAAGACCGTCTGTATAAAAGTTCTGATCTCAAGCCCCTTTCCAATGAGGTTATCTGGCTGGATAGCAAACAAGTGCGCCAAGAGGAGCTGAAGAAAATCTCTGTGCTCTCTAATTTGCGCGAG GAACAACTCTTCATGCCTATGAAAAGAAGTGGCGGCAATGAATCTCAGTTGCGAGCTGGCACTAGCATGAGCTTTGACAGTGGTATTGGTGGGCTGTCTTGTACAAACCATGATAACCAAACCAGCATTCAGCTTGAAG AAACTACTTCACACTGGGGACCTCAAGATGCTATTTCGCTCCAGGACCCTGCTGATGCGCAGATCTCAATTTGGGTGTCGTACTTTGAAATTTACAATGAATTTGTGTATGATTTATTAGAACCATTGCCCTCTACGCTACATCGCAAAAGAACCACACTGAGGCTATGCGAGGACAGGAATGGAAATCCTTATGTTAAAG ATCTAAACTGGAtcaacgttcaaagcgctgatgAAGCATGGAAACTGCTGAGGGTTGGAAGAAAAAATCAGAGCTTTGCGAGCACCCACCTAAACCAAAATTCCAGCCGAAG TCATAGCATCTTCTCTATTCGGATTCTCCACTTGCAGGGCAATAATGATTTCACTCCAAAGATTAGTGA actAAGTTTCTGTGATTTAGCTGGATCTGAACGATGCAAAGACCAGAGAAGTGGTGATCGTCTAAAGGAAGCAACAAATATTAACACCTCTCTTCATACTCTGGGCCGCTGCATCGCTGCACTGAGACAAAATCAGCAAAACAA GCTGAGGCAGAATGTGGTCCCATTCAGGGACAGTAAATTAACCCGTGTCTTTCAAACCTTCTTCACCGGGAGGGGGAAATCTTGCATGATTGTAAATATAAATCAATGCGCTTCAACCTATGACGAGACCCTACATGCCATGAAGTTCTCCTCTATTGCAAGCCAG TTAGTCCAGGCACCACCAATGAAGGTGAATCTTCCAACTATTCAGTCCCTCATTAAAGAGAGTAGCGTGCTGGCTAATCGCAGTTATACGGATGATGAAGATGCCGAAGAGGGatctgatgaggaagacagcagtgAAGTGGATATCACCACCTTTAACAGAGAA GAACTGCTGCAGGTTATTGAAAGTCTGAAACAACTTCTGATTAACAAAAGTCAAGAAAATCTTGACATGGAGGGAAGAATCAGGAAGGAAGTCTGTAATGACATGATGGAAATCATGCAGCAGCAAAAGACTCAGTTCAG TGAAACCATGGAGGATGAGCGAGACTTGCTGGAGGAGATGCATGAGGGTAGACTGGAAAACCTGAAGGAATCACTTACAAACTATTACATGCGAGAGCTGGAG GAACGAGATCAACGAATTCAGGAACTGGAGGTTGCTCTGGAAGAGGCTGCTAACCAAACCACTTCTATACCATTAGATACCAGCATGAGCAAAAAGGAAACCACTACTCTCCGTAGGTCTAAGCGTATAGCAAGCAGTGAACACTCTGATTTGAACAGACTCAAACAGGAAATGTTGGAATTGAAAGATGAATTACGCTCAAAGAATGAGG AAATACAAAAACTTAAAGCGGTTCAAGAACCACCTTCATCTACCAGAACTTTTACAGCTGATGTAGATCGCAAAATTGAAGATGGACAAAAG TATTTTCTGGGCTCTCGTCACAAGTGCACAGATTTTCAGCACACAAGAGCTCTTTGG aACATCAGAATGTTGCGCACAGAAATTCAGAAGTTTGGGGCCTCCTTACAGCAGGTTGATCGTGCGTGCTGCCATACAACTGGAGGAGAGAGGATGAGACAGGCCCTAGCTGGCTGTGATGAGATTTTGTCTAAACAG GAAAAGACTCTATCAGAACTGCAAAACAACATGGTTCTGGTGAAGATGGATCTGAGGAAGAAAGCAATTTGCATTGCAGAGCAGTACAACACTGTGCAAAGACTACAAGGAACATCTGGCCTAAAACGCATGGTGAATAATGAGAATCTACAACCGAACCAAAGTTCAGAGAAACGACCTTTTTTCCGCAACCTCCTGTCCAGGACTCCTGGACAAAAAACACTAGCGGAGAACGGTCCCTATAGCCGGGTGCTGCGAGCTCGACGATCCCCTGTACTCAAAACGATTGCGTTTGGTACCAAATACTGA
- the KIF20A gene encoding kinesin-like protein KIF20A isoform X2 — translation MTCNIISPGLGVLSEDEDSPVFESTAADCVAGIRKDLLDDFSCISPGLGHASLISTNESSDKVMVYVRIRPFVDGELEKKEEQGCVVVEDQETLVLRAPKESFAMKNTERGQGQSVHKFTFSQIFAPDVDQKQFFDGTMRHVVKDVLNGQNWLVYTYGVTNSGKTYTIQGTSKDGGILPRSISLIFNSVQDRLYKSSDLKPLSNEVIWLDSKQVRQEELKKISVLSNLREEQLFMPMKRSGGNESQLRAGTSMSFDSGIGGLSCTNHDNQTSIQLEETTSHWGPQDAISLQDPADAQISIWVSYFEIYNEFVYDLLEPLPSTLHRKRTTLRLCEDRNGNPYVKDLNWINVQSADEAWKLLRVGRKNQSFASTHLNQNSSRSHSIFSIRILHLQGNNDFTPKISELSFCDLAGSERCKDQRSGDRLKEATNINTSLHTLGRCIAALRQNQQNKLRQNVVPFRDSKLTRVFQTFFTGRGKSCMIVNINQCASTYDETLHAMKFSSIASQLVQAPPMKVNLPTIQSLIKESSVLANRSYTDDEDAEEGSDEEDSSEVDITTFNREELLQVIESLKQLLINKSQENLDMEGRIRKEVCNDMMEIMQQQKTQFSETMEDERDLLEEMHEGRLENLKESLTNYYMRELEERDQRIQELEVALEEAANQTTSIPLDTSMSKKETTTLRRSKRIASSEHSDLNRLKQEMLELKDELRSKNEEIQKLKAVQEPPSSTRTFTADVDRKIEDGQKNIRMLRTEIQKFGASLQQVDRACCHTTGGERMRQALAGCDEILSKQEKTLSELQNNMVLVKMDLRKKAICIAEQYNTVQRLQGTSGLKRMVNNENLQPNQSSEKRPFFRNLLSRTPGQKTLAENGPYSRVLRARRSPVLKTIAFGTKY, via the exons ATGACATGTAATATAATTTCTCCGGGTCTTGGGGTGCTGTCCGAAGATGAAGATTCTCCAGTCTTTGAATCTACTGCTGCTGATTGTGTGGCGGGTATCCGTAAAGATCTTCTTGATGATTTTTCGTGCATCTCCCCAGGACTAGGACATGCTTCTCTG ATCTCCACCAATGAAAGCAGTGATAAAGTTATGGTATATGTCAGGATTAGACCATTTGTAGATGGTGAACTGGAGAAAAAAGAAGAGCAG GGTTGTGTTGTGGTAGAGGATCAGGAGACTTTGGTCTTACGAGCTCCTAAAGAGTCTTTTGCAATGAAAAACACTGAACGTGGGCAGGGCCAGAGTGTACACAAATTTACATTTTCTCAG ATTTTTGCTCCAGATGTTGACCAAAAGCAGTTTTTTGATGGAACTATGAGGCACGTGGTAAAAGATGTCTTAAATGGTCAAAATTGGCTGGTTTATACATACGGGGTGACCAACTCGGGCAAAACATACACTATACAAG GCACTAGCAAGGATGGTGGTATTCTTCCTCGCTCCATATCCCTCATTTTCAACAGTGTACAAGACCGTCTGTATAAAAGTTCTGATCTCAAGCCCCTTTCCAATGAGGTTATCTGGCTGGATAGCAAACAAGTGCGCCAAGAGGAGCTGAAGAAAATCTCTGTGCTCTCTAATTTGCGCGAG GAACAACTCTTCATGCCTATGAAAAGAAGTGGCGGCAATGAATCTCAGTTGCGAGCTGGCACTAGCATGAGCTTTGACAGTGGTATTGGTGGGCTGTCTTGTACAAACCATGATAACCAAACCAGCATTCAGCTTGAAG AAACTACTTCACACTGGGGACCTCAAGATGCTATTTCGCTCCAGGACCCTGCTGATGCGCAGATCTCAATTTGGGTGTCGTACTTTGAAATTTACAATGAATTTGTGTATGATTTATTAGAACCATTGCCCTCTACGCTACATCGCAAAAGAACCACACTGAGGCTATGCGAGGACAGGAATGGAAATCCTTATGTTAAAG ATCTAAACTGGAtcaacgttcaaagcgctgatgAAGCATGGAAACTGCTGAGGGTTGGAAGAAAAAATCAGAGCTTTGCGAGCACCCACCTAAACCAAAATTCCAGCCGAAG TCATAGCATCTTCTCTATTCGGATTCTCCACTTGCAGGGCAATAATGATTTCACTCCAAAGATTAGTGA actAAGTTTCTGTGATTTAGCTGGATCTGAACGATGCAAAGACCAGAGAAGTGGTGATCGTCTAAAGGAAGCAACAAATATTAACACCTCTCTTCATACTCTGGGCCGCTGCATCGCTGCACTGAGACAAAATCAGCAAAACAA GCTGAGGCAGAATGTGGTCCCATTCAGGGACAGTAAATTAACCCGTGTCTTTCAAACCTTCTTCACCGGGAGGGGGAAATCTTGCATGATTGTAAATATAAATCAATGCGCTTCAACCTATGACGAGACCCTACATGCCATGAAGTTCTCCTCTATTGCAAGCCAG TTAGTCCAGGCACCACCAATGAAGGTGAATCTTCCAACTATTCAGTCCCTCATTAAAGAGAGTAGCGTGCTGGCTAATCGCAGTTATACGGATGATGAAGATGCCGAAGAGGGatctgatgaggaagacagcagtgAAGTGGATATCACCACCTTTAACAGAGAA GAACTGCTGCAGGTTATTGAAAGTCTGAAACAACTTCTGATTAACAAAAGTCAAGAAAATCTTGACATGGAGGGAAGAATCAGGAAGGAAGTCTGTAATGACATGATGGAAATCATGCAGCAGCAAAAGACTCAGTTCAG TGAAACCATGGAGGATGAGCGAGACTTGCTGGAGGAGATGCATGAGGGTAGACTGGAAAACCTGAAGGAATCACTTACAAACTATTACATGCGAGAGCTGGAG GAACGAGATCAACGAATTCAGGAACTGGAGGTTGCTCTGGAAGAGGCTGCTAACCAAACCACTTCTATACCATTAGATACCAGCATGAGCAAAAAGGAAACCACTACTCTCCGTAGGTCTAAGCGTATAGCAAGCAGTGAACACTCTGATTTGAACAGACTCAAACAGGAAATGTTGGAATTGAAAGATGAATTACGCTCAAAGAATGAGG AAATACAAAAACTTAAAGCGGTTCAAGAACCACCTTCATCTACCAGAACTTTTACAGCTGATGTAGATCGCAAAATTGAAGATGGACAAAAG aACATCAGAATGTTGCGCACAGAAATTCAGAAGTTTGGGGCCTCCTTACAGCAGGTTGATCGTGCGTGCTGCCATACAACTGGAGGAGAGAGGATGAGACAGGCCCTAGCTGGCTGTGATGAGATTTTGTCTAAACAG GAAAAGACTCTATCAGAACTGCAAAACAACATGGTTCTGGTGAAGATGGATCTGAGGAAGAAAGCAATTTGCATTGCAGAGCAGTACAACACTGTGCAAAGACTACAAGGAACATCTGGCCTAAAACGCATGGTGAATAATGAGAATCTACAACCGAACCAAAGTTCAGAGAAACGACCTTTTTTCCGCAACCTCCTGTCCAGGACTCCTGGACAAAAAACACTAGCGGAGAACGGTCCCTATAGCCGGGTGCTGCGAGCTCGACGATCCCCTGTACTCAAAACGATTGCGTTTGGTACCAAATACTGA